DNA sequence from the Juglans microcarpa x Juglans regia isolate MS1-56 chromosome 5S, Jm3101_v1.0, whole genome shotgun sequence genome:
AATAACTTTTGGAAGTTCAGggctttttctcttttaattttttcttatgtatatatgtacgtatgtattTGTAGTGTTGTTGGGATGAATAGCAAATCTGCGGTGCTTCCGTTGTGCTAGACGCAGttgctataatatataattggtcacgcaaaaagaaaataatcataTCTCCATTCTACAAtagatattattttcaattacaTCAATAGATATAAACATATTTACGTAGTTAatgtaacaaaaaaaatcaattaaataaaatcaattaaattcTCATCAAATCAACTAGCCTTATCGGCAATGACAAACTCGGGATCCAAGAAACAAtgacgtgtatatatatagataaatacgtGGTTGCCCTCTATATTAATGCATgatactttaaaattataaatattaattttttttaaatatgttttaaaaatatcttctaatatattttattttttataaatatttaaaaaaattactacaaatgaatttgtgtttgtgtttttttttttcatttaaaataaataaataaaatacattaagACACTTTTGGAGCACGTTTGAAGAGCAACCTAGCAAcactataatttatatatatatatttatgaatatatatatagttatatacaCACTAAAGAGACAGAGACGTTCAAAGCACGGAACTCTAGCGGTTTTGTATGTTAAAGCATTAATGGGCCAATATTTATTCCTATTACGCTCCTTCCGTcgtaacaaaatgaaaaaatctaataataaatgattatgcattaatatttatttagtatgattggtcagaaaataaattttataaaaataataataatttaaatttaaaatatgaaagtaCAGTATTATTACGTAGATCGGTACGCAAATTTGTTTAAACAGAGCAAAACTCTAATCATAATGCGGAGCAGCGGAAGGCCTATTGTCTCCAACatccttccaaaaaaaaaaaaaaaaaagaaacgaaagGCACAACTCTTGAAGATCGAACGGCTGATGTGTAACAATACTGACAACATTTTGTCTAACGCGGGCGATTCAACCTACCCCCACGTAGCAATAATAAAAGAAGCAGagcaaacaaaaaagaaagaacagtgTTATAAAGACGAAATTATAAAGAACTGGTATCAATCATGCAACAGAAGCAAAATAACACAAAGCACAACCCTAGCTTCAGAATCACAAAGATGACTTCCAGGGAAAACAACAGTGGTTATGACATTGACGATGATGCTGGAAAAGATGGCCGACAGTTACATTGacaaactaaacacaaccacAACTCTAAGACGAAGTACGTACAGCAAGAAAAGCCGCGCCCCTATTTATTTGATACCCAAAATGATGAGACACCGTTTGTTTCTTTGCTCGATCAGTAGTCTGTGGGGGGCAGCTGCTCGTGAGTGTGGCTTATGAATAATAACTCGTACACTATTCCGGCGATCCCAGCGCCGATGAGAGGCCCTGCCCAGTAGACCCAGTGGTTCTCCCAGGACCAGCTCACTAGGGCGGGCCCAAACGACACGGCCGGGTTCATTGAAGCTCCGTCGAACGCACCGCCTGCCAGAATATTAGCTCCCACGATGAAACCGATTGCTATGGGGGCGATGATTCCCAAACTACCTTTCTTTGGATCAATAGCGGTGGCGTAGACTGTGTAAACTAAACCAAACGTCATTACGATCTCGAAGATGAAGGCGTTCCAAACGCTCACTCCTGCGGACAGAGAGAAAGCACTGGTGGTCTGCCATGAACAATAACGAAGCCCAAATCACGATTAAACAACCACATACACTCTGTAACTTAGGGAaatgaaaaaaggaaataaataaaaccatcgATGACTATGATCTCACCAAGCCGCCGGTGGAGAACTTAAGAAGCAGGCAAGCAACGGTGGATCCGAGGAGCTGGGCAATCCAGTAGAGGATGCCACGCAAGAGGGTGATGTTACCACCTACGAAGGCGCCAAAGGTGACAGCCGGGTTGACATGGCCACCAGAGATATTGGCGGAGACCGAGACCGCGACGAAAAGACCGAAAGCGTGGGCTAGGGAAGCAGCCACAAGCCCAGCTGGGGTAGTGGAGCCGTTGTCTGTGAGCTTGTTGAAGGCCATGCCGGATCCTTCGCCGGCAAACACGAAAATGAGCGTAGAGATGAACTCGGCCAACGCAGCCTTCAAGGCTTCCGGGTGAGTAGCCTCTTGGGGCCTACCCACAGCAATGTTCCGGATCGGCATGGTTGTCTGGATGGAAATCGAACCGGACGATTTTGAGCTCACGACAGTTGCGCGTTTTGCTTCTAGGTACTGGTCTCCGCTTCTTAGCTTGTGCTGCACTTATATTGACGGTCTCCGGTGTAGAATGAAGGAAAATTAATAGAGGTTAATAGAAAGGTATTTGGAGGACAGGCTGTGAAATACTCTAGAATAATTATTTACGTTACTTTTCTGGAGCTTTCACATTTGTGGGCCAGCATCTTGCCATCACGCCATATCTATTCCTGCAGCAGGGCACTATGGTATTAGCTGGCCGAATTATTGCCACgtgtacttttttttcctttaccatacttgtatttttaatatttttaaatatttttttaaaaaataaaaaatataatattaataaaaaatacttcattaatcattaagtaaaatataaataaaaaaattccaacaGGAGCTACCAGCAGGAACCCCTAGcgaaaaaattatcatttcctTATTAATAAATCACATCATTCGTTTTTGAATACAGAAGTATTTTcaatatatcttattttatcttatcattataattttttaaattcttatttaaaatataatgaataatttaatttttctaaattttaaaataataataatattaataaataatattttaataatattttatttaaaaatcatctcatctcatttcatctcgtttcatctcattttactgtTCAAAAGAAATCCAAAGAATAATATTGATAACTATTTTAAGCAAGTACTATTTAACTATAAGAATAAAAGGTGCGAAAGAATTCGGGTACAAAAGATTTGGGTGAGCTTCTTAATAAACATCCGTACTTAGACAAGTTAAGAGTGTATTTGgatacacaaaatattttatatcatcttatctaattattataatttttttaaattctcatataaaaataaaataaatcatttaatttttttttttaaatttcaaaataaaaataatattaaaaaattatattctaacaatattttattcaatttttaacaaaacatctcatcttatctcatctcatctcatttgtattGCATATCCTAACTCACCCTAAAAATagtcacattaatttgtgaTTAAGGTGTAAAATCATAGTTGAGAGTTTGACCAATTGGAATACATTGTGTTCCACATATTTAAATTTCCTAGAGTTTTATCCGAACTTTAATggagagaaatatatatatatatatatatatatatatatataatgactcttgtaactcttataaattataattgtcctaataaattttttgagtaacgttaagttattaataaatattgtgaacccactttattaaaaaagaatgaaagaaatgaaagggaaagctttttttttttttttttttcaaatgggaAGAGGGCAATATCAGCGGCAACCATGGAAATGACCGATGGTTCGTAGTGGGGGAGGGATATTGGATCGATTTTGACATCGGAAGTCGCAAGAGAGCGCCTTCTTGAATGTTCTTACTAGATCCAATAGATAAAACTTATTGATGTAGATAAATCCAACTGCAAAAATATAAACggtaaaaaatgatatttacagttataatcTCATAGATACATAAGTTTCGCTAtgtactcattttaaaaaagtaaataatttatttgagtaaaaaaaaagtgtgtaaataaaaaaatttattctttttaaaaaaagtgtatgGCAAATAAagtcaataataaaaatataaaatataatatattaatatatgaatttgaGTGTCGACCAATAAAATTGCCATTATATgtcatatatgttttttttttttttttttctttttgaaaaatgcttgATGCTGACAAGGGGGCACTAGTCGTTGCCCATCCCATGTGAACTCTAGTGGGAGAGGCTAGTGGCCTAGTGCTATACAACTCTCGTATGTTTTGTTTGTAAGTTAAACTATTAGGTTTAGGTTTTCTTTCCTTACACAGTCTAAATGaaatgggatgaaatttttttattaaaattaaataaaatattattataatagaattttttaatataatttttattttaaaatttaaaaaagttaaattattattatattttgtgtaaaaatttaaattttttttaataattatatgaaatgagatagtttaattttgtataactaAATCTGCCATTAATAGATAGGAGTAGAATTgaatatttgtttgaaatttttagtttatactatatcttataaaactaaattataGACTAACGTATGTTgatataatatttcaaattataaaataattttaacgtattatagtttataaatttgatgATAATGCAACCATTTTTCAATTCCTATAATCACTGACCAGATCAACCGTGCAACATGAATGACCTACACTTGCAAACGTCGAAAAATTGCACCGGTGGCGGTAATTTCTCATTCATTATCGTTGTCattgttttaatattaagcCGGCCTTTACGTAGAACTGAACAAACATTATCCCATAAGAGTTACTGGAAACATGTCTTGTGGGccttgttttatttgtttggctagcattttctaataaaactaATCTTGGATTGGGTATAAACACGtgtactaaaatataaaaacaaaagtatACGATCTCGAATCATTAACAGTGCCTTTCTTTTTACGGATATCTAATAATGGGagtatgggtttttttttttttaagtgatgttAGGCTGCCGCCTAATAGTGGACATATTATCTAtgcaagataatttttttatttttattatttattttcacattttttttaatatcttttaatatttttaaaaaaataataaaaaaattcatatacaaatagtcactttcttaattaataaaaaaaattaaatatataaacggtCAAAATAaagatacaaaataaaaagacatactagcattattttattttattactccTCCAAATTTCCATCGGTTTCAAGAAGCAATAAAGTTTATCCTTAAATTCTAATTGGATTAAACGTACAATCTGTTCTTTATTAATCTTTAGTTAGATTGTAAAAAATTCTTTGAATGCTCCATTTTTacgttttattttttaggttttcAAAACTTTGCAAATAAATCATTCCATCCAACACCAATTAAAAATTCTAACAACCTTCTCGTCAAgcattttttaatgaatgaCACGTGTAAACTAATTAGAACATGTGTCTTCAGAGTGCCACATAAGCAAGCTGATTAAAgattaataaattacataaaataattctaaaaatacTCTTAgttaaaaatctcataaaatacaaaattttccaGTAATTAATGACTAGTTTTATTGTGAGCTAAAAACCTTGATTGATTTCCCTTAGTACTAGAAATGAACAAATTCCATATGCTCATACAACACGGTCAACACCAACAttaattgttctctctctctgtctttattttattttatttatggagacatacttattttattaatgaaccgaagttacaactgtgacttatcaatacataGAAAAATCCAGACTATAAGCTAAACTACGCATTAGCTTTGGGGTttccccacacacaaattcctttgtgacGGATTTTGTCTTAACTTCTCAACAAACTCTCTCCAAATAGAGAAAGCGCTCTGTAAAACAGAACTTGAAGGTCCCATTTGTCCTCTTAGAGAGGAAAAGTATAAGACACTGCTATGGACACTAAATCCAATagcttatttctattttattaaataataaaatcaacaaagaaaatacaaataaaacccATTAACAACTAAACAACTACTAACTAACAACTAAACTACAAAATCACAAGCACTAGTGTGACCTTGAACGTCAAGCCTATTGCAAACATCGGCATCTCGAGCCCTGACGGCACGAGCACCCAGCTCACGCACGGACAAAACAACCTCTATTGCATAGGCAGCACCTACGCGTGAGCACTGGTCGCACGATCCCCAGCCGTGACATTGCCCACCACTCTCGAATAGTTCTTGCCCCAGATTGCGTTCAATCCAAAGGCTCAACACCTCACTCGGGTCAACCAAAGAACATAAAAACAGACAAAAAACACCAGCAAAACACTGAAAACGAAACAAATagagaaacataaaaaaaaaacggatGAACAGTGCACGATGCTTCGGAAGTGGCACGTGCAGGGCACTGGTCACTAGGGGAGGAAAGCTGACGGACAATTTTGGAAGCCCCGAAGTCATGGAGTCTAGAGAAACTAAGCGTGGTGTCGGCAAAGGTCTCCTTGGAGGCGCGTGATGGCCACGCGCTGACAGATCCAGAAACTTCGTCCTGTGCGTGCGGGCTACGCTCCACTCTGATGGATACCAGatttggtggtcttgaagatcggcggctgGGCATCATCTCGGTGGGGAGCGTGTAGAAAGGCGATGGCTGGAAAGACTCGAACGACAATCCTCCTTTATTTGGcctgaaaaacacaaaaacaaaactaaaaaacactacacaaaataaaatagacagaagagaagggaggggaaggaaaaaagaaaaaagaggggaggagccgaagctcccaccccctttcACAGATCTAAGTTTGAAAGAGTTTAGAAAGAAGCGAGAGGtttttttctagagagagatGTTCCAGAAACATTACTTTATTAATTGCTCTCCTTAGAACTTATACCAGTGTACTTAATTTTGAATGCTGTTGATTCGTATTTTATTCTAAGCCTATTATAAGTAGCATCATTGCTTGATAGTAGAGTCCTAGCAAGATGGTGAGGAGACTGACTTCCAAGAGGCCTGCTTTTGGACCATGTGACAAGCCATCGAGCGATCCGTGAGAGGCAGGTCATTATATATTCTAGAGTTAGGCTATTCTGTTGTCTAAAGTAGCTCGCTCAACGTTACCGCTTTcaacttttgagttttttttttttttttttccttttcatattttttaatatatttaaatatatttaaaaaataagaaaaatactcCAATACCcttaaaattatttccttaatcactaaggtaaaaaaaaaaaaaaattggcaagtGGTATACTTGAGCGGTACATTTGGAGAGGCAAAATAGCTTTTCTCTATATTCTAACCATATTAATATTGAACCTGCACgccaagaaaattacttatttgtgactagttattttttacgaaaataactattttctattaaaatgagtctgttttcgtcgtaaatagtcattctcgtcGCAATCAATCcgtcacaaatattcatttttcttgtagtgcagaTTTTTATAATCCTTCgtcttaataaaatttcatcgaCAATGCTTGCTACAAACCTATATATTTATCCTTCACATCATCAATGTCTCATTTAATCCTTAATCATTTAGTCAAACAAAGATTTTAATCCTTTACTATTTTGGTTAGTCTTATACTTCACATATCTCATAATCCTTTATGTATACACGTCCGTCGCGCACTAAATGCCAATTGTAGTACAAATCTATTGTCCCCAATCATGTACCCAATTCATGAAAAATTCAAGTCGTGCCTTCATAGTACACCTACTTTAGTCCCAAAGCTTCTGATTCCGGGAGGTTACGACCCTCCTCCTCAGCTTTGAAATCCATTCCGAAACTGACTAAAATCGAGGTGGCAAGTAGTTCCAGTCTCATACCCGTACAACCTGGTGTGATGCCTATTGTTCTAATTGATGTGGATCGAACTCAAGTGAGCAACCTGATCTCCAAAGCGGCCCCTGCTGAAAAGATTATGGGGAGCATTAGCTTGTTTTTCTAGGCAGTGGCTAAATGTACTTATCCCGTGCTTCAACTTTCTCCTGTTCAACCTCAGTCTTTGTTTGTCTCGTCCATCGTTCTTGGAGGTCATATGGGGTCACTATGGGCTtaagtgtggcgcccccaaccccTGCTTGGACGGTGATTGAAACATCGGGATATGCAACataaggctacatacccctcgtacatgacacgCCTCAGATCTAGTAACTACGCCGAAGGGATGTGACTCCTTTTTGGTTTACGGATTGTGAAAAAACCTGAATCTTGTTAATGTTGATATTGAGCTTGATTATATGATTGTTTTCCAGTGGGTGATGAAAGCTTGTTGTGGGCTCtggtattttgaagatttttgagAAGAAATTCTTGAGATTCTTGGTACTTTGAACTATTCTATCTCTCATGTGTATAGACAAAGCAATGCTCCTGTGGATTTTTTGGCTCGGATGGCTTTTGGCggtaataatatgatatgagaGGATTTCTCTTTACTTCCTTACTTACCAAAAGGAATGTTGAAGACGGATAAAATGTGGCTTACTCATGTTAGATTTCCTTAATTTTGTTTGATGTTGGTTTTGCTTAATTTTGTTTGGGGCTTCTTcctattattattggttttggttttggttttgtaaCCAAGTGCTTGTTATAACTACAGTtatcctccgccataagtgagggttttatGAATAGAATTGGGGAGGggtcactcttggacatgtggccccaactcttttttttcttttttaaaaaagggatttttggagaatgagatgagatgagagtaagatgatttgtgaatagtataaaatagtttaagttaaatattttttggatttttggaaaggagagaaaaagttgaataaaaaaattatatagttaaaatattgttagaatataattttttaatataattttctttttgggatttgaaaaagttgaattatttttctttaaaagtttgagaaagttataatgattagtttcaAAAATTGTAATGTTTAGTTTGAAGTTgcttgtatttgagtgatatttaggaAGGAAATGTGATGGGATGAGAATTGTTACCAAACTTCCACTAAGTGTATAATTTGATGCCCCCAACCTTCGCTTGTGGTTGAACGGAGACTTGAAGCATTAGGATATGCAATACACGAATGCACACTGCCCGATCATGACAAATAACATTTAATGCAAGTTATAATGTCTAGCGGTATGTAATAACTGCAACGGAAATATGACTTGTAAAATTTTTGCACCATAATAAACTAAAAACATCACTTAATTAACATATTTTCATGGCTCGCTTAATAGTCCATAATGTAAGATATGAACACTATTCTCGTATAAGAAATGGAGAATAATCTCCTTATTCCAAGTTGTGGTTGATTGGAggtttttaaaataagagatatATTCAGAGCATCTCTTGGATGCACTGAATAACGAACAAGACTATTTCCAAGAACGTCACCATTAACTCTAATCGACAGTCCAGGTCTAGGTCCTACTCAATTATCCTCATAGAATGGTGGTTGGGACT
Encoded proteins:
- the LOC121267008 gene encoding aquaporin TIP1-1 produces the protein MPIRNIAVGRPQEATHPEALKAALAEFISTLIFVFAGEGSGMAFNKLTDNGSTTPAGLVAASLAHAFGLFVAVSVSANISGGHVNPAVTFGAFVGGNITLLRGILYWIAQLLGSTVACLLLKFSTGGLTTSAFSLSAGVSVWNAFIFEIVMTFGLVYTVYATAIDPKKGSLGIIAPIAIGFIVGANILAGGAFDGASMNPAVSFGPALVSWSWENHWVYWAGPLIGAGIAGIVYELLFISHTHEQLPPTDY